The Cytophagales bacterium DNA segment GTCCCCTATCTTGAGTAGAAGCCGGAATGCGGTAAATCCACTGAGACTGATCAATAAGGGAATTGAATCTTATGCCAGAACTAAACAACGTGAGATCGCTGAACTAAAGGAAATGGAAGCCTTTCGGCGGGAGTTCATTGCCGATGTTTCACATGAGCTAAAGACACCCATATTTGCTGCGCAAGGATTTGTGCATACCTTATTAGATGGTGCGGTAGAGGATAAGAAAGTCCGCACGAAGTTTTTGAAGAAAGCAGCCAAGAGTCTCGACGGCCTTGACATTCTGGTTCAGGACTTGCTCACCATTTCACAGATGGAGACAGGAGAGATTAAGATGCATCCGGAAGATTTCAATATCGAAGAAATGATCAAAGAGGTGCTTGATCAGGTGGACGGCAAAGCAGAGAAGCGAGAGATTGATATAGAGTTACAACATCTGGATGTGCCGCTTTATGTATTGGCTGATTATCAGCGTATTTATCAAGTCATGACCAATTTGGTCACCAATGGGATCAAGTATTCTAAAAAAGGAGGTACGGTCAAAATATTCTTTGAGCAAGAAGATGAGCATGTCACTG contains these protein-coding regions:
- a CDS encoding ATP-binding protein, whose product is MILNSRALALLLALSISVITSAFLSLLPSISTTALIVSFALSFSSSYILVRLVLEFIFFKEITSIYEALDKIRSEELSPILSRSRNAVNPLRLINKGIESYARTKQREIAELKEMEAFRREFIADVSHELKTPIFAAQGFVHTLLDGAVEDKKVRTKFLKKAAKSLDGLDILVQDLLTISQMETGEIKMHPEDFNIEEMIKEVLDQVDGKAEKREIDIELQHLDVPLYVLADYQRIYQVMTNLVTNGIKYSKKGGTVKIFFEQEDEHVTVFVQDKGLGIPEEDIGRIFERFYRVDKSRNKGKGGTGLGLSIVKHILEGHDSKIEVESEEGVGSKFWFKLRLGKVPEYELLNEDDD